The segment GAACGGCTGCGCCCAGGTCGCCTTCCTTGACGCGGTCGAGCACAAGTACCTCGAAGAACTCGGCGGGATGAACCTGTTCCTGGTCTACAAGGACGGGCGGATCGTGACGCCCTCGCTCAGCGACTCGATCCTCGACGGCGTGACCCGCTCCTCGCTGCTTCAGCTGGCCAGGGAAAGCGGCTACACGCCGGAGGAGCGCCGGGTGTCGATCGACGAGTGGCGCGAGGGCGCAGCCAGCGGCGAGATCACCGAGGCGTTTGCCTGCGGAACCGCTGCCGTGATCACACCGATCGGGGAACTTGTCACCCCGGACGACCGGATCAAGCACGATACGGACGCCACCGGACCGGTGGCCAGCGCCCTTCGCAAGCAACTGCTCGACCTGCAGTACGGCCGGGTCGAGGACACTAACGGCTGGCTCACCCGGCTGGTCTAGGCAGCGATACCGAGGGGACCGGGCCGGATGTCGGTCTGGTCCCCTTTCGCTGAGTGACTGCCGCCCAGACGACTGCCGCCCGATGACCGCGACTCGATGACCGCTGACTCGATGACTTGGAGCAATTGATGATCGGCAATGCCGCGAGCCCGGCCCAGCGCGTCCTGCCCACCAGTGACCAGGTCGTTGGCAACTTGCCCTGGCGCTGGCGTACCCAAGGCGCCATCTTCGTGATCGGCGGCCTGGGATTCATGTTCGACGCCTGGGACGTTGCGCTGAACGGCTTCCTGATTCCGCTGCTCAGCGAGGAATGGTCCCTGCGGCCGGGACAGGCAGCGTGGATGGCGACTTCCAACCTGATCGGGATGGCACTCGGGGCATTCGTCTGGGGCGGCATCGCTGACCGGATCGGTCGAAAGCGCGCATTCACCCTCACACTGCTGATGTTCTCGCTGTTCACGGTTGCCGGCGCCGCGAGTCCGGGAATCGAGGTGTTCTGCCTCTTCAGGTTCCTGGCCGGCGTAGGCCTCGGCGGCTGCATACCGGTCGACTACGCACTGGTCGGCGAGTTCACCCCAACCAGGCAGCGCGGCCGCGTTCTGACCGCGATGGACGGCTGGTGGCCGATTGGTGCGACCCTGTGCGCCGTGGTTTCCGCCTCGCTCCTCGTCTTCGACAATTGGCGCCTGCTGATGCTCGTGATGGTGCTCCCCGCCTTGCTCGTCGTCTGGGTTCGCCGGTCAGTGCCGGAATCGCCGCTCTACCTGGCTCGCTCAGGTCAGCGCGATGAGGCGAACAAGGTGATCGGCTGGCTGGTGCAGCGAACCGGAGGTAGCCAAACGGAGTGGACCCTGCCGGCCGCCGGCATCAAGCCGTCGATGAGCCTCTCCGCCCTCACCGGGCAGTTGGCCCGGCTATGGACATTTTCCTGGCGGATCACGCTGGTCAGCTGGCTGCTGTTCGTCAGCGTGCTGCTGACCTATTACGCCGCACTGACCTGGCTGCCGAAGATCCTGAAATCGGTCGGCTACGGCGACCAGGCGGCATTCATGGTGACGGCAGGTATGACCGGAATCGGAATACTGGGCGTCATTGTCTGCGCCTGGCTGGTAGAAATCGTGGGCCGGAAATGGATTCTCGGTGTCTCCGCGGTCCTATCCGCGGCCTCATTGCTGGCGTTCGCCCTCATGCTTGGCAATCCAGTGGCGGCGCAAATCTCGATTCTGTGCTTCGGATTTTTCATCCAGGTATCGGTTCCTGCCCTCTACACCTACGTCTCCGAGTTGTACCCGACCCAGCTGCGCGGTTCTGGATTTGGCTGGGCCTCCGCGGCATCCCGGCTCGCCACCGGCATAGCCCCGCTACTCTTCGCGATAATGTGGCCGCTTTTCGGTCTGACCTGGACCTTCGCCGGGACGGCGGCACTTGTGCTGGTAGCGGTAATCGCGATGGCCGTGCTCACCCGGGAAACCCGGGCCGAGCAACTGGCCTGACCGCTCGGCCGTGGCACACCGGTTCCGGGCGTGGCCGCCCAACGACTGAGACGTTGTTGCAGGGAGCCGGGAAAGCTGCAATTATGACCGGGTGATGCACACCACGGCGATCAGTATTACCTAGCGCGCGAGTAGCGCCTTCTGACCGAAGGCACGCCGCGCGTCTACCCTCTGCCCGAAGCGGAGGGTTTTTTGTTGGCAGAAATAGTTGGACTTGCAAGGAATCGGCTCATGAGTAACTCGGTGCATATCTACGACACGACCCTGCGCGACGGCGCCCAGCAGGAGGGGCTCAACCTTTCGATCGCCGACAAGATCACCATCGCCGGGCTACTCGATGAACTCGGAGTTGACTTCATTGAAGGCGGCTGGCCGGGCGCCATCCCTAAAGACACCGAGTTCTTTGCCCGCGCCGGTGAACTGGACTTGAAACACGCCACACTCGCCGCGTTCGGTTCAACCCGGAAGGCCAACGTTGCGGTTGAGGACGACGCGCAGGTCAATGCCTTGCTCGCTGCGAACACGAGCGTTGTCACTCTGGTGGCAAAAAGTCACCTGGGTCACGTGGAGCGGGCGCTGAAAACCACGGCTGACGAGAACCTGGCGATGATCACCGACACGATCCGGTTTCTGACCGCCCAGGGCCGGCGAGTGTTCCTCGACGCAGAGCACTTCTTCGATTCGTTCCGCTCGAGTACCTCCTACGCCCTCGACGTGGTTGCGGCATCGCATGAAGCGGGTGCCGAACTCGTGGCGCTCTGTGACACGAATGGCGGCATGCTGCCCAGCTGGATCACCGAAGCTGTCGGCCGGGTGCACGCCGAGGTGCCGAATGCACGGCTCGGCATTCACGCCCATAACGACACCGGCTGCGCGGCGGCCAACTCGATTGCCGCCGTCGAAGCGGGCGCAACGCACGTACAGGGCACGATCAACGGCTATGGCGAGCGAAC is part of the Saxibacter everestensis genome and harbors:
- a CDS encoding MFS transporter, with the translated sequence MIGNAASPAQRVLPTSDQVVGNLPWRWRTQGAIFVIGGLGFMFDAWDVALNGFLIPLLSEEWSLRPGQAAWMATSNLIGMALGAFVWGGIADRIGRKRAFTLTLLMFSLFTVAGAASPGIEVFCLFRFLAGVGLGGCIPVDYALVGEFTPTRQRGRVLTAMDGWWPIGATLCAVVSASLLVFDNWRLLMLVMVLPALLVVWVRRSVPESPLYLARSGQRDEANKVIGWLVQRTGGSQTEWTLPAAGIKPSMSLSALTGQLARLWTFSWRITLVSWLLFVSVLLTYYAALTWLPKILKSVGYGDQAAFMVTAGMTGIGILGVIVCAWLVEIVGRKWILGVSAVLSAASLLAFALMLGNPVAAQISILCFGFFIQVSVPALYTYVSELYPTQLRGSGFGWASAASRLATGIAPLLFAIMWPLFGLTWTFAGTAALVLVAVIAMAVLTRETRAEQLA